A stretch of the Porites lutea chromosome 12, jaPorLute2.1, whole genome shotgun sequence genome encodes the following:
- the LOC140921912 gene encoding uncharacterized protein has protein sequence MDKKAVSPDSSTQITEKKKKSKKRKHKHRSKSGKSKKFKSSSSSQDIESDSTKTESKRNKSDSESITPLTEFLDDKAELHEQLFTIISKKEVKEMMPDILKKLSFREVKNLCSEQLQLLSKRQLESIITGKELDSSEDESSEEPGNREKLEVAQEQHEKEDKIRKLDSDSERKQERIRTGREEEKKENDMIIFQEMITIPNQEEIDELVGGRSAMQENNRGDPGQFDGPTADEEAELKELEFRARALESLVRARERQMKIEQG, from the exons ATGGACAAGAAAGCTGTTTCTCCTGACTCTTCGACGCAAATTactgaaaagaagaagaaatcaaaGAAGAGAAAGCACAAACacag GAGCAAGTCTGGGAAAAGCAAAAAGTTTAAGTCATCCAGTTCATCACAGGACATTGAAAGTGACAGCACCAAAAcagaaagtaaaagaaacaagagTGACAGTGAAAGCATCACACCTCTAACAGAGTTTCTTGATGACAAAGCAGAACTTCATGAACAGCTCTTTACAATCATCTCCAAGAAGGAAGTGAAAGAGATGATGCCAGACATTTTAAAG AAGCTGAGCTTCAGGGAAGTAAAGAATCTTTGCTCAGAACAGCTGCAGTTGCTATCAAAAAGGCAGCTTGAAAGTATCATCACTGGCAAAGAATTGGATTCATCTGAAGAtgagagcagtgaagaaccagGAAACCGTGAAAAACTAGAAGTGGCACAGGAACAACATGAAAAGGaggataaaataagaaaactg GATTCCGACAGTGAAAGGAAACAAGAGAGAATCAGAACGGGAAgagaagaggagaaaaaagaaaatgatatgATCATATTCCAGGAAATGATTACAATTCCAAACCAAGAAGAAATTGACGAACTTGTTGGAG GAAGAAGTGCCATGCAGGAAAACAATAGAGGTGACCCAGGCCAATTTGATGGACCAACCGCGGACGAAGAAGCAGAGCTAAAAGAGCTGGAATTCCGCGCACGAGCTCTTGAGTCGCTTGTCCGCGCGCGTGAACGACAGATGAAGATTGAACAGGGTTGA
- the LOC140921214 gene encoding metalloendopeptidase OMA1, mitochondrial-like: MNSFQITRLLCTKQSTGMSRSLHHSFLSWQEHGGSVFSAAHRLLGRRVWYSHHLGRSYYKGSWGYQHLSFRGFHTSKPRFAAPLAPLAAFLVKLAGPLSKGIKLAAIVGGRTFRKNWKNLSAKNRLQLSKLGVTVFIGGFGGACVGFYFFHLEESPVTHRTRFMPISHKQMVELTEKEYKNVLEAFAEHILPPNHPDHVRVFRVATRLLLANLGEEMNNLSWQVNVVESDEINAFVLPNGQIFMFTGMLKLLHNDNTLATVLGHEISHAILQHGAEQVSLHGFINMFLIISLAMLWALLPTDLIAFGAQWLQNRILVILLHLPYSRKLEEEADEVGMTMAAKACFDVRESPRFWWRLAAAQDQMAQPEALKWLSTHPSHSDRAQKLETLLPKALEARTKCRCPPLPGEETFISREDQLPLRRPSSPL, encoded by the exons atgaACTCATTTCAGATAACTAGGTTGTTATGTACAAAGCAATCTACAGGAATGTCTAGGAGTCTTCATCATTCTTTTTTGAGCTGGCAAGAACATGGAGGTTCTGTATTTTCTGCAGCTCATCGACTTTTAGGGAGACGTGTTTGGTACAGCCATCATTTGGGTAGATCATATTACAAAGGCTCCTGGGGATACCAACATTTATCTTTCCGAGGATTTCATACAAGTAAACCAAGATTTGCTGCCCCATTGGCACCACTTGCTGCTTTTCTTGTTAAATTAGCTGGCCCACTATCCAAAGGGATCAAACTGGCTGCTATTGTAGGTGGAAG gACTTTTCgcaaaaactggaaaaactTATCAGCCAAAAACCGTTTGCAATTGTCTAAGCTGGGGGTCACAGTTTTCATTGGAGGTTTTGGAGGAGCTTGTGTTGGATTTTACTTCTTTCACTTAGAAGAATCACCTGTGACACACAGGACAAGATTTATGCCAATCTCTCACAAGCAAATGGTAGAACTGACAGAAAAGGAGTATAAGAATGTATTGGAAGCATTTGCTGAACACATTCTGCCCCCAAACCATCCTGATCATGTGAGAGTTTTCAGGGTTGCTACAAGATTATTGTTGGCTAATCTTGGTGAGGAGATGAACAATTTATCTTGGCAAGTCAATGTGGTGGAAAGTGATGAAATTAATGCATTTGTTTTACCA AATGGCCAGATTTTTATGTTCACTGGAATGCTGAAGCTTTTACACAATGATAATACTCTAGCAACTGTACTTGGGCATGAGATATCACATGCTATTTTGCAACATGGT GCAGAGCAAGTGAGTCTTCATGGCTTTATAAACATGTTTCTCATCATCTCATTGGCAATGCTCTGGGCTCTGTTACCAACTGATTTGATTGCTTTTGGTGCTCAGTGGTTACAGAACAGAATTCTTGTG ATTCTCTTGCACCTCCCTTACTCAAGAAAATTGGAGGAAGAAGCAGATGAGGTTGGCATGACGATGGCTGCTAAG GCATGCTTTGACGTTCGTGAAAGTCCCAGATTTTGGTGGCGACTCGCAGCCGCACAGGATCAAATGGCCCAACCTGAAGCACTAAAATGGTTATCCACTCATCCTTCCCACAGTGACAGAGCTCAAAAACTTGAAACTTTACTGCCAAAG gctCTAGAGG
- the LOC140953751 gene encoding uncharacterized protein, translated as MSKDYPEFTQGLFNDLAKDRKRPFICEIPKGDYCTIKADVAVLVQDSLLISDTTIQNIQSTVKSLFSTLEAKDPSAIYNFAFAMYAVRRKMSPFGSKKDTVMSMDKEIKRGKYGRDLGDKNLLKRTLNRMITDRFMRRPKNTKKTGRVRVVKSKMSSTADFWVNLRLHLIDLSRRLEQDSSDDVADYALYGLQQVARHLSRIAASATGNVFEEVQLSVAETTSALEEAERNWQPVSFVVRSTVAVGRPRFEISKDQIEYLVEYELKTPDIAEAFGVSVSTIKRRLREFNISIRGTLTEIFDDHLDSLLRSFHTEFPNVGYRRVLSQLNLRGIKINVIGALIPNIDNTQRIQELKSIASEPDDAIYADFCDPNREKIADRLAARIRRYLGCKVTYKVEVYTPNEYVNREFTLTVRIKGKGEKKTEDQELVPTEGKQGNLLVIKAEFSDIDVGAMKTVEIKPNRKIERDRGWTLKQIKVTKEDQTTTAVFDEEIPTWSSNWYSGKFCQQ; from the exons ATGTCGAAGGATTACCCTGAATTCACGCAAGGATTGTTTAATGACCTCGCAAAAGATAGAAAGAGACCATTTATATGTGAAATACCAAAAG GAGATTATTGCACAATCAAGGCGGATGTGGCGGTGTTGGTTCAAGACAGTTTGCTTATTTCCGATACGACCATTCAAAACATACAATCCACggtaaaaagtttattttccacCCTGGAAGCTAAGGATCCAAGTGCgatttacaactttgcatttgCAATGTACGCTGTGCGGCGGAAAATGAGTCCCTTTGGTAGCAAGAAAGACACAGTCATGTCCATggataaagaaatcaaaagagGCAAATATGGTCGAGATCTTGGTGACAAAAACTTGTTGAAACGTACCCTCAATAGAATGATCACCGATAGGTTTATGAGACGcccaaaaaatacaaaaaag ACCGGCCGTGTTCGCGTAGTGAAATCGAAAATGAGCTCTACTGCTGATTTTTGGGTGAATCTTCGTCTACATCTCATCGACCTCTCTAGGAGACTAGAGCAAGATTCGAGTGATGATGTGGCGGACTACGCATTGTATGGATTGCAACAAGTAGCGCGTCATTTGTCGAGGATAGCAGCTAGTGCCACTGGAAATGTATTTGAAGAAGTCCAATTGTCGGTTGCTGAAACAACGTCAGCTTTGGAAGAAGCAGAACGAAATTGGCAGCCTGTGTCCTTTGTTGTACGTTCTACGGTAGCGGTTGGTCGTCCTAGGTTCGAAATAAGCAAAGATCAGATTGAGTACTTAGTCGAATACGAACTGAAAACTCCAGATATCGCCGAGGCCTTCGGTGTAAGCGTCAGTACCATTAAAAGGCGACTGCGAGAATTCAATATTTCAATTCGAGGAACTCTGACTGAAATATTCGATGATCATCTTGATTCTCTTTTGCGAAGTTTCCATACAGAGTTCCCAAATGTTGGGTACAGAAGAGTGCTGTCCCAGCTTAACTTACGCGGCATTAAG ATCAACGTCATTGGTGCTCTTATTCCCAACATTGACAATACACAACGAATACAGGAGCTAAAAAGTATCGCCTCTGAACCAGATGACGCCATTTATGCTGATTTTTGCGATCCGAACCGTGAAAAAATCGCAGATCGTCTTGCGGCTCGAATTAGACGATATTTGGGCTGCAAAG TAACGTACAAAGTCGAAGTTTACACTCCAAATGAATACGTAAACAGAGAATTCACGCTGACTGTTAGGATTAAaggaaaaggggaaaaaaaaaccgaaGATCAAGAGCTGGTGCCAACAGAAGGCAAACAGGG GAACTTGCTCGTGATAAAAGCAGAGTTCTCCGATATTGATGTGGGCGCCATGAAGACGGTTGAAATAAAACCAAACAGAAAAATCGAAAGAGATCGTGGGTGGACCCTTAAACAG ATAAAAGTTACAAAGGAAGACCAAACAACTACTGCAGTGTTTGATGAAGAAATTCCTACCTGGTCGTCCAATTGGTATTCTGGTAAGTTTTGCCAACAGTAA